The following coding sequences lie in one Helicoverpa armigera isolate CAAS_96S chromosome 8, ASM3070526v1, whole genome shotgun sequence genomic window:
- the LOC110374909 gene encoding BUB3-interacting and GLEBS motif-containing protein ZNF207 isoform X3 yields MSFPIFTWVHKEAIDKVPNSLPNRSNIEIEIYGMEGIPPEDVKEHEKQKSGGGKGSDSDDDEPAAKKKATPALLGPGPSQVTQGILPTPMGPVPPGMYPGHMQMQMMPPFMQAPRMMMPGMRPLFPAASMPPTSTAKPTFPAYSNATISAPPTTSTPSSSCEPKENGDVKPPAANACPLVTATGAGSKIVHPPEDVSLEEIRARNTKYRAKPKPDAPPAQPAPAPTLVTPSTSQAEVWVQAHMNAAVAAARQQQAAAALRRGVLGGMGMGSMGGMGMGGMLPPGMVPRVPVPHVPVSVPQMPPVVPMLPVMPQFNLVRPLQPGMLLPGGMMPMGAMFPSGMVMQPRYR; encoded by the exons ATGTCTTTCCCTATTTTCACTTGG GTTCACAAAGAAGCCATAGATAAAGTACCAAATTCATTACCAAATAGGTCAAATATAGAAATAGAAATCTATGGTATGGAAGGTATACCACCAGAAGATGTGAAGGAGCATGAGAAACAAAAATCag GTGGTGGAAAAGGATCAGATAGTGACGACGATGAGCCCGCTGCAAAGAAAAAAGCAACGCCTGCATTG TTAGGGCCAGGCCCATCACAAGTGACACAGGGTATATTACCCACACCCATGGGACCAGTGCCTCCGGGGATGTATCCCGGACATATGCAAATGCAAATGATGCCTCCGTTTATGCAGGCACCTAG AATGATGATGCCAGGAATGCGGCCGTTATTCCCGGCGGCGAGCATGCCCCCCACCTCGACGGCCAAACCCACGTTCCCCGCCTATAG CAACGCTACGATAAGCGCGCCACCCACCACGTCGACGCCGTCATCGAGTTGCGAGCCCAAAGAGAATGGCGACGTCAAACCACCCGCCGCCAACGCCTGCCCGCTCGTCACTGCAACAGGCGCCGGCTCCAAGATCGTACACCCCCCAGAAGACGTGTCTTTAGAAGAAATCCGGGCTCGGAATACAAAGTACCGCGCGAAGCCCAAGCCCGACGCTCCCCCCGCGCAgccggcgcccgcgcccacGCTCGTCACGCCCAGCACGAGCCAAGCTGAGGTATGG GTGCAAGCACACATGAACGCCgcggtggcggcggcgcggcagcagcaggcggcggcggcgctgcgGCGCGGCGTGCTGGGCGGCATGGGCATGGGCAGCATGGGCGGCATGGGCATGGGGGGCATGCTGCCGCCCGGCATGGTGCCGCGCGTGCCCGTGCCGCACGTGCCCGTGTCCGTGCCGCAGATGCCGCCCGTGGTGCCCATGCTGCCCGTCATGCCGCAGTTCAACCTCGTGCGGCCCCTGCAGCCCG GGATGCTGCTGCCGGGCGGCATGATGCCGATGGGCGCGATGTTCCCGAGCGGCATGGTCATGCAGCCGCGCTACCGATAG
- the LOC110374909 gene encoding BUB3-interacting and GLEBS motif-containing protein ZNF207 isoform X2, giving the protein MGRKKKKASKPWCWYCNREFDDEKILIQHQKAKHFKCHICHKKLYTGPGLSIHCMQVHKEAIDKVPNSLPNRSNIEIEIYGMEGIPPEDVKEHEKQKSGGGKGSDSDDDEPAAKKKATPALLGPGPSQVTQGILPTPMGPVPPGMYPGHMQMQMMPPFMQAPRMMMPGMRPLFPAASMPPTSTAKPTFPAYSNATISAPPTTSTPSSSCEPKENGDVKPPAANACPLVTATGAGSKIVHPPEDVSLEEIRARNTKYRAKPKPDAPPAQPAPAPTLVTPSTSQAEVQAHMNAAVAAARQQQAAAALRRGVLGGMGMGSMGGMGMGGMLPPGMVPRVPVPHVPVSVPQMPPVVPMLPVMPQFNLVRPLQPGMLLPGGMMPMGAMFPSGMVMQPRYR; this is encoded by the exons ATGggcagaaagaagaagaaggcaTCTAAGCCATGGTGCTG GTATTGCAACAGGGAGTTCGACGACGAAAAGATACTGATCCAACATCAAAAGGCGAAACATTTCAAATGTCACATTTGTCACAAGAAACTGTACACGGGGCCTGGACTGTCAATACACTGCATGCAG GTTCACAAAGAAGCCATAGATAAAGTACCAAATTCATTACCAAATAGGTCAAATATAGAAATAGAAATCTATGGTATGGAAGGTATACCACCAGAAGATGTGAAGGAGCATGAGAAACAAAAATCag GTGGTGGAAAAGGATCAGATAGTGACGACGATGAGCCCGCTGCAAAGAAAAAAGCAACGCCTGCATTG TTAGGGCCAGGCCCATCACAAGTGACACAGGGTATATTACCCACACCCATGGGACCAGTGCCTCCGGGGATGTATCCCGGACATATGCAAATGCAAATGATGCCTCCGTTTATGCAGGCACCTAG AATGATGATGCCAGGAATGCGGCCGTTATTCCCGGCGGCGAGCATGCCCCCCACCTCGACGGCCAAACCCACGTTCCCCGCCTATAG CAACGCTACGATAAGCGCGCCACCCACCACGTCGACGCCGTCATCGAGTTGCGAGCCCAAAGAGAATGGCGACGTCAAACCACCCGCCGCCAACGCCTGCCCGCTCGTCACTGCAACAGGCGCCGGCTCCAAGATCGTACACCCCCCAGAAGACGTGTCTTTAGAAGAAATCCGGGCTCGGAATACAAAGTACCGCGCGAAGCCCAAGCCCGACGCTCCCCCCGCGCAgccggcgcccgcgcccacGCTCGTCACGCCCAGCACGAGCCAAGCTGAG GTGCAAGCACACATGAACGCCgcggtggcggcggcgcggcagcagcaggcggcggcggcgctgcgGCGCGGCGTGCTGGGCGGCATGGGCATGGGCAGCATGGGCGGCATGGGCATGGGGGGCATGCTGCCGCCCGGCATGGTGCCGCGCGTGCCCGTGCCGCACGTGCCCGTGTCCGTGCCGCAGATGCCGCCCGTGGTGCCCATGCTGCCCGTCATGCCGCAGTTCAACCTCGTGCGGCCCCTGCAGCCCG GGATGCTGCTGCCGGGCGGCATGATGCCGATGGGCGCGATGTTCCCGAGCGGCATGGTCATGCAGCCGCGCTACCGATAG
- the LOC110374909 gene encoding BUB3-interacting and GLEBS motif-containing protein ZNF207 isoform X1 produces MGRKKKKASKPWCWYCNREFDDEKILIQHQKAKHFKCHICHKKLYTGPGLSIHCMQVHKEAIDKVPNSLPNRSNIEIEIYGMEGIPPEDVKEHEKQKSGGGKGSDSDDDEPAAKKKATPALLGPGPSQVTQGILPTPMGPVPPGMYPGHMQMQMMPPFMQAPRMMMPGMRPLFPAASMPPTSTAKPTFPAYSNATISAPPTTSTPSSSCEPKENGDVKPPAANACPLVTATGAGSKIVHPPEDVSLEEIRARNTKYRAKPKPDAPPAQPAPAPTLVTPSTSQAEVWVQAHMNAAVAAARQQQAAAALRRGVLGGMGMGSMGGMGMGGMLPPGMVPRVPVPHVPVSVPQMPPVVPMLPVMPQFNLVRPLQPGMLLPGGMMPMGAMFPSGMVMQPRYR; encoded by the exons ATGggcagaaagaagaagaaggcaTCTAAGCCATGGTGCTG GTATTGCAACAGGGAGTTCGACGACGAAAAGATACTGATCCAACATCAAAAGGCGAAACATTTCAAATGTCACATTTGTCACAAGAAACTGTACACGGGGCCTGGACTGTCAATACACTGCATGCAG GTTCACAAAGAAGCCATAGATAAAGTACCAAATTCATTACCAAATAGGTCAAATATAGAAATAGAAATCTATGGTATGGAAGGTATACCACCAGAAGATGTGAAGGAGCATGAGAAACAAAAATCag GTGGTGGAAAAGGATCAGATAGTGACGACGATGAGCCCGCTGCAAAGAAAAAAGCAACGCCTGCATTG TTAGGGCCAGGCCCATCACAAGTGACACAGGGTATATTACCCACACCCATGGGACCAGTGCCTCCGGGGATGTATCCCGGACATATGCAAATGCAAATGATGCCTCCGTTTATGCAGGCACCTAG AATGATGATGCCAGGAATGCGGCCGTTATTCCCGGCGGCGAGCATGCCCCCCACCTCGACGGCCAAACCCACGTTCCCCGCCTATAG CAACGCTACGATAAGCGCGCCACCCACCACGTCGACGCCGTCATCGAGTTGCGAGCCCAAAGAGAATGGCGACGTCAAACCACCCGCCGCCAACGCCTGCCCGCTCGTCACTGCAACAGGCGCCGGCTCCAAGATCGTACACCCCCCAGAAGACGTGTCTTTAGAAGAAATCCGGGCTCGGAATACAAAGTACCGCGCGAAGCCCAAGCCCGACGCTCCCCCCGCGCAgccggcgcccgcgcccacGCTCGTCACGCCCAGCACGAGCCAAGCTGAGGTATGG GTGCAAGCACACATGAACGCCgcggtggcggcggcgcggcagcagcaggcggcggcggcgctgcgGCGCGGCGTGCTGGGCGGCATGGGCATGGGCAGCATGGGCGGCATGGGCATGGGGGGCATGCTGCCGCCCGGCATGGTGCCGCGCGTGCCCGTGCCGCACGTGCCCGTGTCCGTGCCGCAGATGCCGCCCGTGGTGCCCATGCTGCCCGTCATGCCGCAGTTCAACCTCGTGCGGCCCCTGCAGCCCG GGATGCTGCTGCCGGGCGGCATGATGCCGATGGGCGCGATGTTCCCGAGCGGCATGGTCATGCAGCCGCGCTACCGATAG